In Zingiber officinale cultivar Zhangliang chromosome 1A, Zo_v1.1, whole genome shotgun sequence, a genomic segment contains:
- the LOC122008783 gene encoding beta-1,3-galactosyltransferase GALT1-like gives MVLKNWVAGLVLLFLLLSFHLRLRVVLKNPLIGRPLQIPVSVDSSVHLSWSYPRSSASVSIDLRNDTQIQPDDMLLSSLFSPRNLSSSETQCLQTWHYLDSLLNSSQALPNAIEASRGAVVAWQSLMDSVEEENSNGSGNGTAKLMEKEKLCPYSIRRMNASEFVDDGFKLVIPCGLTHGSSITMIGTPSGLLGNFQIELIGAGLPSELDPPPIILRYNVRLHGDEMTEDPVIVQNSWSAATDWGKEERCPSEDVQNNLRVDDLEQCPDMIGKDKVYKSNLYNFSRRSMGLIDVVEQRKYFPFRQGNLAIATIRMGLEGIQMTVDGKHITSFAYRERMEPWLVSEVRITGDIKLISVLASGLPTLEDFKHVKDLDIIKSQPIPLHKPVKLFIGVFSTANNFRHRMAVRRTWKQYEAIRSGSVAVQFFVGLHKNKMVNEQLWIEAHTYGDIQLMPFIDYYTLITWKTISICIYGTNIISAKYVMKTDDDSFVRVDELLTELEEEKATSGLLYGRINNDSQPHRNEDSKWYISPEEWPEENYPTWAHGPGYIVSSDIAKAVYKQYREGHLKMFKLEDVAMGIWIEDMKKGGMSIAYVDDRRIDSDGCANGYVVAHYQQPRQMLCLWQKLQETNQAICCS, from the exons ATGGTCCTGAAAAACTGGGTTGCAGGGCTAGTTTTATTGTTCTTACTCTTGTCATTTCACCTGAGGCTCAGGGTGGTATTGAAGAACCCCTTAATTGGAAGGCCTCTTCAAATTCCTGTCTCTGTTGATTCATCTGTTCATCTTTCCTGGTCCTATCCTCGGAGCTCAGCATCTGTATCGATCGATCTGCGAAATGACACACAAATCCAGCCTGATGACATGCTGCTCTCCAGCCTTTTCTCTCCTCGAAATCTCTCAAGTTCAGAGACACAGTGCCTTCAGACTTGGCATTACTTGGACAGCTTATTGAACTCCTCTCAGGCCTTACCGAATGCCATTGAGGCCAGCCGAGGAGCTGTAGTTGCATGGCAAAGTCTCATGGACTCGGTCGAAGAGGAAAATTCGAATGGCTCTGGAAATGGAACTGCAAAACTGATGGAAAAGGAGAAATTGTGCCCGTATTCGATTCGAAGAATGAATGCTTCAGAGTTTGTTGATGATGGCTTCAAGTTGGTGATTCCCTGTGGACTGACCCATGGTTCCTCAATCACAATGATCGGCACTCCGAGTGGATTGCTCGGTAACTTTCAGATTGAACTAATCGGGGCAGGCCTTCCGTCGGAGCTAGATCCTCCTCCGATCATCTTGCGTTACAATGTCCGGCTTCACGGTGATGAAATGACTGAGGATCCAGTGATCGTCCAAAATTCATGGAGTGCAGCTACTGATTGGGGCAAAGAGGAGAGATGTCCTTCTGAAGATGTTCAAAACAATTTGAGAG TTGATGATTTAGAGCAATGCCCTGACATGATCGGCAAAGACAAGGTGTACAAGTCTAACTTATACAATTTTTCAAGGAGGTCTATGGGCCTAATCGATGTCGTAGAACAAAGAAAATACTTTCCCTTTAGGCAAGGAAATCTTGCCATTGCTACCATTAGGATGGGATTGGAGGGAATCCAAATGACAGTGGATGGCAAGCACATAACTTCATTCGCCTACCGAGAA AGAATGGAGCCATGGCTTGTGAGTGAAGTGAGAATAACAGGAGACATTAAACTGATTTCTGTTCTCGCAAGTGGTTTGCCAACTTTAGAGGATTTCAAGCATGTTAAAGATTTAGACATAATAAAGTCACAACCAATACCACTTCACAAACCGGTGAAGCTTTTCATCGGTGTGTTCTCGACGGCAAACAATTTCAGACACAGAATGGCAGTTCGAAGAACATGGAAACAGTACGAAGCCATTCGATCTGGATCTGTCGCCGTGCAATTTTTCGTAGGTCTG CACAAAAACAAAATGGTAAATGAGCAACTTTGGATCGAAGCTCACACCTATGGAGATATCCAACTGATGCCGTTCATCGATTACTATACTCTAATAACATGGAAGACGATATCAATTTGTATCTATGGG ACAAACATTATATCCGCAAAGTATGTAATGAAAACAGATGATGACTCTTTTGTTCGTGTCGATGAATTACTAACCGAGCTAGAGGAAGAGAAGGCGACGAGCGGGCTATTGTATGGCCGTATCAACAATGATTCTCAACCTCATCGAAATGAGGACAGCAAGTGGTACATAAGCCCCGAG GAATGGCCTGAGGAGAACTATCCAACTTGGGCTCATGGACCCGGTTACATAGTATCGTCTGACATCGCAAAAGCTGTATATAAGCAGTACAGGGAAGGGCATTTGAAG ATGTTCAAGTTGGAAGATGTTGCAATGGGCATTTGGATAGAAGACATGAAGAAGGGAGGGATGAGCATTGCCTACGTCGACGATCGGAGGATCGACAGCGACGGGTGTGCCAACGGATATGTTGTAGCTCATTACCAGCAGCCAAGGCAGATGCTGTGCTTGTGgcaaaagctccaagagacgaACCAAGCAATCTGTTGTAGTTGA